The genomic interval tctctctctctctctcaaaccCACACACACACCAACCATACACACACTCTCTCTCACTAACGCAtcggagagagagagagagtgactGACTGACTGACTGACTGATCGATGATGTCTTCCTCCGGCCCCGGCAGGTACCTTCCTTTCCCGCCGTCACCTTCTCAGTCAGCACCTCACCTCTCCGCTCTTCGTTCACCCGTTTCATCCACCATCGCTGAACATGACAAgtatctttctttctttcttttttcccttttcatttttttctttatgatCTATCTAATTATCgtcttcaattattttatttttttgttcaaaagtTTCTACCTTTGTTATCGTTGATTCCTAAAATTCTTCTTTGGTCAAATGGGTCGTAGTAGTATACTATCTTCTTCATTTCTGTTGCTATAGTTGGATTTCTAATTCATtgcttaaattcatttttttttattacttgatCTGTTTGTTTACTCATTTTTGTCAGATCCAATGTATTGATGATGCAAATCTGGTTGTGAAATTTTTTGTGATTAAGTTTTGGTGAATAATGCTTTGTCATGTTgatttgatttttctgatttcagGGTTTATGGAATCTAATTGATTGATGAATTTTATTTCATGTTTAGATTATTGTGGTCTACTATTTTTTTGTATTCGAGGTGTTTGCTTAGTGGTAAGAGGTTGACATTGTAGCCTCGGACAAAGTTCAAATATTGTAGGAGACAGTTGTAAAATGGTTATTAGTGTCACggttgttaataataataatttctccttacccaattttataaaagaaaatgtttGATCTTTGTGGAAAATcagtttttatttcttctttttttttttttgttgagcaATTTGTCGAAAATAAGTTGATCTTGTTGTTGAAgctttttttgtgtgtgttgagAATTGAGAACTTGTAGATGAATCAGCTTCATTgctaatttgttttatataaaagCACTAGTTTCCTTGTCTTTGTTGTAGTTTCATTTCGCGATCATTAGTTTTGTAATTCGATTTGTGGTCAAGTGAATAAGTAGATATGGATGGTTGAGAGTTTATTACATGTTTATTTGCTTTTGTGACTAACTAACGAATGGCTTCAATGTGCTACTCTCATTGCATGGtttattccttttattttcAGATATCTAACTGAGTTATTGGGAGAACGTCAGAAGATGAGTCCCTTCATGCCCGTGCTTCCGCACTGCTATCGATTATTAAACCAAGGTTAGATTCGTTGTCAAAATATCGGTGAAAAATAAGCTTTACCATCCTCTCACCGCCAACAACTTCACCTCCCCCCTGTGCTTTACTTCAAaagtttatttgttttgtttatagttGTTAATTTGCAGCAGTAACCTGTGTTAATTTAGTTGTGAAATCTATATAGATTGTGCAGTATGTTTAACACTGCAAAGATTATAGAGGAGGGTGATGTACATATATTTCATGCTTGAGAAAGTTGCACAAAATTATGGAGAAGGTAGTCAAAAATCGAGATCCTGCCTAGGATCGGGTGAGGAGTGAAGGATTGTTAATGGTGTGGGTGTGATCACATTCATAACGCTGATCATAAGATCCCACTTAAAATATAGAAGTCTATTTTAGTACAAAACTTAATAATTTGatcaactaatatatatatatgtgtgtgtgtgtgcgcgCGTGCGCTCGCGCGTTAAAtgacaaaacaaaaagaaaagaaaaaaggaaagtaGATCATCAAAGTCTACTTGCATAATCAGAGCGCACTTTTTGCCAAGAAATCAGCGACCTGGTTACCTTCTCGAAATATACGCCTCtccataataattaatacatattaatatatcacTAAATTTCATGGAAAAATTAAGATATTCATTTTGTTTCCTGAAAAATCAGCGACCTGGTTACCTTCTCGGAATGTACAACTCTTCATAACAATTAATACACATAAGTATATCACTAAATTTCAAGTGAAAATAacgatatttattttataacaaattattattttattcgtACTGTCTTATTCAATTATTATCTTGATGTCTATTTTATATGTAATAGTGATTATCAAAAGAGAACACAACAGGAAAAATGAGAAGAACCAAAAATGCAGTAGACAGTAGTGAGATTAGATTTCTAACAGAACCCAAAACATTCCATCTTCTGAGATTAAAAAAGTAGAGAGTTGGAACCACAGCTAGATGGCAGCATAAAGGGGCTTTAACTTGAACTTGAGGGGCTCCTGAGAGTTCGTGACTGAACCGATAAGAGACGACAAACAAACTGACAGATTGAACCTGGATGAGGGTGGAACAACAGGAAGAAGAGTGAATGAGTACAGCAGTAGTGACCGCCGACCGCCGACCGCTGTGTTCAATTTGATGGGAAAACTTCTTATTTGCTGGCCTTTCAGATGGTCCTAACAAACCCTAATATCCTAATTCCTAAGCGTACCTCGTTTAAGGCTTGGTTTAATTAAATCACGGGCAATCAGGTTATGAAAGTCACACGAATTTTTAACTGACCGAGTAAAATTTAGCAGCAGGTAGTCTAGAAAATTTTATGTATTACACTCTTAATTGTAGTTAAAAGTCTGGTGGATTTGCTGCCATCCAGCATTGATGAAAATGAAGGACGACgattaaaatatacatttgcCTTTTTGGGAGTTTTTCACATTTGGAGAGGAAACTGAGAGAATATCATATAACCTGACAAAGGAGGATGCTAATTTCCCTGCCGGTATTTGTAATTGCTGCTTTATGATATTGTTGTAATGGTGCGGTATAATTGTCTgagatattttgatgtttgTGTAAAAGCAAGTCCTTAAatctcattaattttttaaagattttttttaaactagaTGGTTCAATAGTTTACTGACCCGATTTTTGGTAaatgtcttttaattttatgtataataATGTCTATtctattcatttaaatattaaCAAGATGACACTTGACTCTGTGTTTCCTTGCTACCTCGAGTACTGACTCATAGAGATAGCATCAATGTTTTACTGACTCAGCAAACATCCAAGTTGTCTATCGATTTTGTAGTGACTGCtaacttgtaaaaaaaatgcTGATTGGTGGAGCAGAAATTTTGCGTGTAACAACGATCTTGGGGAATGCATCAGTTTTAGGTCAAAGTGGGCTTGAACATGCTAGCCCCCTGGCTTCTGGAGGAATGTTTTCAAAGGGAGGTCCTGATGCGAATGGATGGGTATCAAGATTTCAATCAGAAGTACGGATTACTAACCATTAACATAACTTCATTTCCATCTAATTCTGTATTTTAGAAATCATTCTGACATGACataattttacattatattgCTAACTCATGAAATTTATTCAAGTGGCTgtagttctattttttttttgtgacagGTAATGCAAAGCTAAGTTATTAGCTAAGTCTCCGAAATGAGTTGTTAATTATCCTATACCGTCATTTGAGATCATCTCTAATTCAGATGTTAACCACAATTTTCTGACATACTGATCCTTTCATTGACATAGTTAGGATATATCTGTGCATTTTTGCTATTGTTATGGCCGTTGATAGTTATTCCTTgcatttgtttatttatatttataattatgtgtTTTCAACTTATCTGAATTTTGAACAGCTATTGCAAACCTTTTTGGTGGCCTCTGatacagtaataaatttattatgttcATCTGCATGCCGCGTAAATAGACCATCATATCGGTTTTTGTAATTGACATTAGAATGAAAACATGCAGATGCCAAGTCTGATACAGGGATCACCAACACCAAACTGGCTGAGTCCACAAGGTAGCTCGTCAGGTCTTCTTGTTAAGAAGACAATCAGAGTGGATATACCTGTGGAGTCGTATCCTAATGTACGGAGGATCATCGCATCTCTTCCTCAAAATATGCCAAATTTTCTTTAGAGAAAATTCTAATAGATATTTTTGTCAATTGTAGTTTAACTTTGTTGGTCGCCTCCTAGGCCCAAGAGGGAACTCTCTTAAGCGTGTAGAAGCAAACACCGAGTGTCGTGTCTTGATCAGGGGCCGAGGTAGCATCAAAGATACAGCCAGGGTAAGAATAAACATTATTTGTTGTAAGGCGAACATGGTTATTTGTACCCAGATAAAATTACTATTCTCGGATCGGATAAAATagcggtttgttcaaattctgctatcTAACAGCGATATAGCACCGCTATAGACACTATTTGACgacattttgtactaaatagttTATCGCAGAACAATAGCGATGCTATAATAAACAAATTTTGATCATATTTGTAGGAGGAAATGATGAGAGGAAAGCCTGGGTATGAGCATCTGAATGAACCTCTCCATATTCTAGTCGAGGCAGAATTACCGGCTGAAATAATAGATGCTCGCCTGATGCAGGCACGTGATATACTTGAAGATTTGCTTAAGCCTGTGGTATGTTTGTTGTTGTGAATTCAATCTGGTATTGGACAACTTGATAGGGATAAAGTTTATTTGTTCTAATTATTTGATGTATATATTGTCTTATCTTTCAGGATGAATCCCATGATTTCTATAAGAAGCAGCAGCTTCGTGAACTTGCAATGTTGAACGGCACTCTTCGCGAGGAGGGTTCTCCCATGTCTGGTTCTGTTTCACCCTTCCAAAACAACAGCCTCGGAATGAAAAGGGCCAAAACCAGGGGGTAAATTCCCCTTAAAAGGGTGGAGTGAAAGGATTTTGGAGCTTGTGTTAATTTTCTACAACAGCATTTACCATTGTCACAGGTAATGCTGTTAGCGCAAATGCCCTAAACTGCGATCGGGGCACTGGCACCATAGGGTCAGTTTTATGTGCAGTGTGTTTACATTCGGGTTTAAAGATGGTAGCACATATAGTACAGTATAACGGTCGGTTTGAGTTTGGTGAATttgcttttttctttttgttggttAGGCTGTTtggttatatatttattaattctgtctatattattaatattattgttatatatatttcagCTTGCATTGAcaattttgatatgtttttgCAATATAATGTATGGTTTGTACCATTTTTGTGAGGTAGATATATTATCTACTGCATTGCATGTATGTGGTGACATTTTGCAATATCAAATAGTCAGCTTTTTATGCATTTCTCAGCATCTTGTTTCATAGTTGAGTATCTTCTGGAGTGTCCCTGGTCATTTTCGTTAAGAAAAAGGATGGTAGTTGGTGTTTTGTGTGGACTATATCACCCTCAACAAGGCCACAATTTTTGGGAAACACCAAACTCTAATTATTGAAGAGTTAGGTGGATGCTCTTTTAAGTCCCCCACAATTTTGTgtgtattttaaataaacattGAAGGTCGTGAATTCAATTTTTGGAACCTTATTTTTGTAACTTATTCTAGTTTTTTCTCATATGATATTCTAATCTCAACAAGTCATATGTAGACTAAGTTTAATTTATCCTTATAAAATCTGTAAGGTAatggatatatttttttatactctTTTCAATGGGTGACTTGAATTATTTCCAATGCATTTTATCACATTCATCTTTTCAATTTAATCTATTGAATTTGGTGTGTGGCCCGAGTGAATATACTTTACTACCATATTGAATTGAAATAATTTGTATTGATAATAGTGTTACAATCAAATGCATTAAGTTTTACACTCAGAATATTTATGGTTTTGCTTAATTCTAACAATACTCATAGAAggtgagtaaaaaaaaaagaatatgtaGGTTTAGGAGGAAGATGGTTGACTATTTAGGTGATATCATCTTTAAGGAAGAGGCATGTATGGACCATAGAAGATTGCATGTTCTCAAATATTCAATCTAAAGATGTGATGCAGagattcaataaattttttggtgtactaaacttaattttttttcatcatgGAAAACTTGTGGATAAATGACAAAATATAGAAATGAGAAAGAAAACCCCATAAGCATGGAACTCCACAGTCACACAATGGTcgattcaaaaaatttaaatagtggggttaatatcatattttataaatattttttgtgaaaaatcgaTCAATGTATAAGCGATAAaataatgacatttttaaaaaattaaagagaatATAAGGATGATTTGGTGGTTTGGTGGTTAAAGTGGAAaagttagaaaatatataaagaatttGCAAATTTAATGTTCATACttgtaaatattaataatagagGAATATGCAAATGAGCACATGCATAATTAATAGTGGGCCAACAAAAAAGTTCAGTGTCGGTGTTGAGATTTTTGGCGGTAAGAGCTAACTAAACCATGAAGAAAAATTTCCCTTGTAACCTCCTCATTATACCTATACCCtcaaattaagaataaaatgactattttgccctcgtataaataataaaacctcacaaaattaccattttacATTTTTGGAACCGAGAATaagttttttttccaaattttcgGAGAAGTTGAAAAACAAGTTTTCCGATACAGAAGTTGTACTCCGGAAACCTTGTTTTAATGTTTGCCGGTACATAAGCTATTACCGGAAATCTTGtatgaagttttccggtacagaagagtgttccggaaaacatttttttaagttatctGGTATAAAAGagtgttccggaaaacttgatggccaacatttccggtagttaccggagaacttgagcatcaagttttccggaagttacgtatatattttttttaatttaattaattataattttataagttattgtgatttatttcttttaatattttaatttttcagtgggtgCATGATGAAGATGTGGTACATGGGCATGTGGATGTACATGAGTATATGGTGCACAAGCAGGTGGATGTACATGAGCAGGAGGAGGCTGCACCTGCTCATGAGAGAGAGCATATGGAGGAGGAACATGATGGAGCTGAGGGACCTGGTGAGCTGACACGGTATCCTGGAGGACCTTATGATTTGTCTGTCCTTACACGATACCGTTATCATGTTTCAGCTAGACTATGGTTTGGTgaggtatattaaattaattactacttataatgcattaaaaatatttaaattaattaatatttgttgtctaaatttaattttaatgtcattttttttttgtatacaggagcgaccattgctgaaaattgttgctCATAGgaagaaaatgcaacaatttactcCGTCGGTACTTCCGCGACCCATAGAGAATTGGGTGAATTTGTCAGGTCTGAACCCTTTACAACGGggtagtttgaagatgatcgaCAACAACTTCATATCTGCgtttgttgaaagatggcattCCGAGACATCCTCATTTCACAtgtcatttggtgaaatgacgattactttggatgatgttgccAATCTTCTCGGATTGCCTATTAGGGGTGAGTTCTACAGTCCACCCGATGTAGATAGAGTAACGGCATATAATCTTGTCGTCCATCTATTAGGAGTGACCACAGAAGAGATCTGGGAGGAGACCAAAAAGACTAGAGGTGCGCACTATAGACTGGATTGGTTGAAGGAGGTCTTCAGAAAGCAGTGTGCAGCAGAGAGGTTTGACTGTGCTGCTAGGGCATATCTGTTGAATTTAGTCGGGAATACTATTTTCGCTGATAAGATTCATACTCTAGTTGATGTGAAGTACCTTCCTTTATTCAGATATTTAGACGGTACAGATAAATATGCATGGGGTACTGCTGCACTAGTGGTGTTTTATGACTACCTCTCAGATGCCTTGTATTATGACACCAAACAGTTAGGTGGATATATGACGCTGCTGCAGGTATCAATTATATCTTAGtattagttattaattatttatttaatttatttatgttgtatttaattgttagcattaatttattaatttaactacttatttatgttatatttaattattagtattaattatttaatatttttgtttttaacagtGCTGGATTTACGAATATTTTCCGAATATTTGTAATAGAGGTGATCAGGGTGCTGACGTGGAATGTTTTGCCTGAATGAATAGATGGTGCTACAAACAAGGCAATCATAAGGCCGATGAATACATAAGTATTATTGATGCATTGACACCTGCAGATGTTAT from Cicer arietinum cultivar CDC Frontier isolate Library 1 chromosome 5, Cicar.CDCFrontier_v2.0, whole genome shotgun sequence carries:
- the LOC101493430 gene encoding KH domain-containing protein At5g56140-like, with translation MMSSSGPGRYLPFPPSPSQSAPHLSALRSPVSSTIAEHDKYLTELLGERQKMSPFMPVLPHCYRLLNQEILRVTTILGNASVLGQSGLEHASPLASGGMFSKGGPDANGWVSRFQSEMPSLIQGSPTPNWLSPQGSSSGLLVKKTIRVDIPVESYPNFNFVGRLLGPRGNSLKRVEANTECRVLIRGRGSIKDTAREEMMRGKPGYEHLNEPLHILVEAELPAEIIDARLMQARDILEDLLKPVDESHDFYKKQQLRELAMLNGTLREEGSPMSGSVSPFQNNSLGMKRAKTRG